One Malus sylvestris chromosome 14, drMalSylv7.2, whole genome shotgun sequence DNA segment encodes these proteins:
- the LOC126598892 gene encoding phenylacetaldehyde oxime monooxygenase CYP71AN24-like — MALLALVFEQLQKNVFLLPLLLLSAFILFSFTRSSSNGDEKRKLKLPPSPPRLPLIGNLHQLGTFPHLSLHALSKKYGDLMLVHLGKVPTLIVSSAEMATEVMKTQDIAFCSRPKATAPGILFYDAHDVGFAPYGEYWRQVRKICVLEFLSLKKVSQFQYARVEEVSELVGKIRKVSSLNGGGPIVLSDLLVATSNNIICRCILGQKFEGEENKWFGDLTKDLICQLTSFSFTDYFGPRMSWLDRARGHIKHLTSIWSEFDKFFDKLIAEHKEAEKEGKPRKKDFVDILLQVQKDGNDFELKSDHLKALLLDMFVGGSDSSWTAMIWLMTELAKNPRVMKKAQEEVRRVVGKKGFVDENVDIPQMTYMICCIKENMRVHPPGPLLLPRETITDVKLGGYNIPAKTQVFVSAYSVQRDPKVWDKPDEFYPERFEEKSVGFVGQEFELIPFGAGRRVCPGLGFAVASTEYVFSNLLYWFDWKLPTGAKALAETMDTDEVYGLSVHKKAALNLIPIPYDP; from the exons ATGGCTCTTCTAGCACTTGTGTTTGAGCAGCTGCAGAAGAatgtctttcttcttcctcttctcctcCTTTCTGCGTTCATTCTCTTTTCGTTTACTAGATCATCGTCCAATGGCGATGAGAAACGCAAACTCAAGTTACCACCTTCCCCTCCAAGGTTGCCATTGATCGGAAACCTTCACCAGTTAGGCACATTCCCGCACCTTTCTCTCCATGCTCTCTCGAAAAAGTATGGCGATTTAATGCTAGTGCATTTGGGGAAAGTTCCGACTCTGATTGTTTCGTCTGCAGAGATGGCCACGGAGGTGATGAAGACGCAGGACATTGCTTTCTGCAGCCGGCCAAAAGCCACTGCTCCAGGAATATTGTTCTATGACGCTCATGATGTGGGGTTTGCTCCTTACGGGGAGTACTGGAGGCAAGTTCGGAAAATCTGTGTTCTTGAGTTTCTCAGTCTTAAGAAGGTGTCACAGTTTCAGTACGCAAGGGTGGAAGAAGTTTCCGAGTTGGTCGGAAAGATTCGCAAAGTGTCGAGTCTCAATGGCGGTGGTCCTATTGTTCTGAGTGATCTGCTGGTGGCAACCTCCAACAACATCATCTGCAGGTGTATTCTCGGACAAAAGTTTGAGGGCGAAGAGAACAAGTGGTTCGGAGATCTGACGAAAGATTTGATCTGCCAACTCACGAGTTTCAGTTTTACGGATTACTTTGGTCCGAGGATGAGTTGGCTCGACCGTGCTAGAGGCCACATTAAACATTTGACATCAATTTGGTCCGAATTTGATAAGTTTTTcgataagttgattgccgaacATAAGGAGGCAGAGAAAGAAGGCAAGCCTCGCAAGAAGGATTTCGTGGATATTCTCCTCCAAGTTCAAAAGGATGGCAATGACTTTGAGCTCAAAAGTGACCACCTCAAAGCACTTCTACTG GACATGTTTGTCGGAGGAAGTGATTCTAGTTGGACTGCCATGATATGGTTGATGACAGAGCTTGCGAAAAATCCGCGTGTGATGAAGAAAGCCCAAGAAGAGGTAAGAAGAGTGGTGGGGAAAAAGGGATTTGTAGATGAGAATGTTGACATCCCCCAAATGACCTACATGATATGTTGcatcaaagaaaatatgagagTTCATCCTCCGGGACCTCTTTTACTTCCCCGTGAAACAATTACAGATGTGAAATTGGGAGGTTACAACATCCCTGCGAAAACACAAGTGTTTGTCAGCGCGTACTCGGTACAAAGGGACCCCAAAGTCTGGGACAAGCCCGATGAATTTTACCCGGAGAGGTTCGAGGAAAAGTCCGTTGGTTTCGTAGGTCAGGAGTTTGAACTCATCCCGTTCGGTGCTGGGAGAAGGGTGTGCCCTGGACTCGGCTTTGCGGTTGCTTCAACTGAATATGTGTTTTCCAACCTTCTATATTGGTTTGATTGGAAATTGCCTACTGGTGCTAAAGCATTGGCCGAGACCATGGACACCGATGAAGTTTACGGACTCTCAGTCCATAAGAAAGCTGCTCTCAACCTTATCCCAATCCCATACGACCCTTGA